One stretch of Comamonas testosteroni DNA includes these proteins:
- a CDS encoding TolC family protein, producing the protein MRSPKRAAVFGLCLAAALAAHAQTNTHGAPQISSTISDQAQPKLTLTQLVQTVLDNNPELRSVQQSSVTAQAAVVSAGALPNPKLEWSRGDNKARLASATPGNVQTMGISVPIEMPSVRAARIEAAQAGQRASVHQIAASRNALVAQVKLKAYEVVLRQAQAQAAYDAVKLLEQAHERVRVRVSSGEAARYEIIKADAELINARQQEQSARLLAEQSQLTLNRLAAGRLPNRFDLALSLQDPVEKAQLQNINWQSHPELLQLQSEVDKAEAQKNGAKASRWPGLELRYAQTREPDIRNNTIGVSMQIPLFDQRRGPIDEAASEAERARLRMEGRKAELEQQMLQAWKVMEMAQVRTKALSEGAVREAESALRVAEAAYRFGERGILDVLDAQRVLRTVRADLLEARYQLQSARIELDFLAGRYAQPSSL; encoded by the coding sequence TTGCGGAGCCCCAAACGCGCGGCCGTGTTCGGCCTGTGTCTCGCAGCAGCTCTGGCTGCGCATGCTCAGACCAATACCCATGGCGCGCCACAAATCAGCAGCACCATTTCAGATCAGGCGCAGCCCAAGCTGACTTTGACGCAGCTGGTGCAGACCGTGCTGGACAATAATCCCGAGTTGCGCTCCGTGCAGCAGTCGAGCGTTACGGCTCAGGCGGCTGTGGTCAGTGCTGGCGCGCTGCCCAACCCCAAGCTGGAGTGGAGCCGTGGCGACAACAAGGCGCGTTTGGCATCGGCGACGCCCGGCAATGTGCAGACCATGGGGATCTCGGTTCCCATAGAAATGCCTTCCGTGCGCGCTGCACGTATCGAAGCGGCGCAAGCCGGGCAGCGAGCATCCGTGCACCAGATTGCTGCATCGCGCAATGCGCTCGTGGCCCAGGTCAAGCTCAAGGCCTACGAGGTGGTCCTGCGACAGGCGCAGGCACAGGCAGCCTATGACGCCGTCAAGCTGCTGGAGCAGGCTCATGAGCGTGTACGCGTACGAGTTTCCAGCGGTGAAGCAGCGCGCTACGAAATCATCAAGGCCGATGCCGAACTGATCAACGCTCGTCAGCAGGAGCAGTCTGCCCGTTTGCTGGCTGAGCAATCCCAGCTCACGCTCAATCGTCTGGCTGCAGGCCGGTTGCCCAATCGCTTTGATCTGGCCCTGTCTCTGCAGGATCCGGTGGAGAAAGCGCAGTTGCAGAACATCAACTGGCAGTCCCATCCGGAGCTGCTGCAGCTGCAGTCCGAGGTGGACAAGGCCGAAGCGCAGAAGAACGGTGCCAAAGCCAGCCGTTGGCCGGGTCTTGAGCTGCGTTACGCGCAGACGCGTGAGCCCGATATCCGCAATAACACCATCGGCGTGAGCATGCAGATTCCGCTGTTCGACCAGCGTCGCGGCCCGATTGATGAGGCTGCTTCGGAGGCCGAGCGTGCTCGTCTGCGCATGGAAGGTCGCAAGGCCGAACTGGAGCAGCAGATGTTGCAGGCCTGGAAGGTCATGGAAATGGCGCAGGTACGCACCAAGGCTCTGAGCGAGGGCGCGGTGCGCGAGGCCGAATCGGCCCTGCGCGTAGCAGAGGCTGCTTACCGCTTCGGCGAGCGCGGCATTCTGGATGTGCTGGATGCCCAGCGCGTGCTGCGCACGGTGCGCGCCGATTTGCTTGAAGCCCGTTATCAGCTTCAATCCGCCCGGATTGAACTGGATTTTCTGGCTGGTCGCTATGCCCAGCCTTCCTCGCTTTGA
- a CDS encoding efflux RND transporter periplasmic adaptor subunit: protein MSSHHHSRTVRPASLVLALALAGLTTLTLTGCDKEEPVAAVAAADTKAELDPMEVVVSAAMATNFKTAAVTQAEVASVQEVAGRIEANERKVTRIGAAVTGRVTEVLAETGDRVKAGQTLARVASPELTTAQLAYMRASATATLAERSVERARQLIAADVIGSAELLRRESEVQIARAELRAAGDQLKLMGLSADALSSLRAKGNVAPNAAITASAAGIVIERQVSQGQVAQPGDPLFTVADLSNVWVVGALPEQIARSVQTGQNVQIDVPALGLTVEETPISGKIIYVGDTVSPETRTVTIRTQVDNKDLALKPQMLATMKIQGAMEKTLAIPALAVVRENDKDHVYVKKAENHYRLTPVELGAASGGLRPVVKGLSEGTQIVVEGAFHLNNERKRAELE, encoded by the coding sequence ATGTCTTCTCATCATCATTCCAGGACTGTGCGTCCCGCCTCTCTGGTTCTGGCACTGGCGTTGGCCGGGCTGACAACATTGACCCTGACCGGCTGCGACAAGGAAGAGCCGGTCGCTGCAGTTGCTGCTGCAGATACCAAGGCCGAGCTTGATCCCATGGAAGTGGTTGTCTCTGCCGCGATGGCAACTAACTTCAAGACCGCCGCGGTAACGCAGGCCGAGGTTGCCTCGGTGCAGGAAGTTGCCGGTCGCATTGAAGCCAACGAACGCAAGGTCACCCGCATCGGTGCGGCCGTGACAGGACGTGTAACCGAGGTGCTGGCCGAAACCGGCGATCGAGTCAAAGCTGGTCAGACCCTGGCGCGCGTCGCCAGCCCCGAGCTGACCACGGCTCAGCTGGCCTATATGCGTGCCAGTGCCACGGCGACTCTGGCCGAGCGCTCCGTGGAGCGGGCACGTCAACTGATTGCTGCCGATGTGATTGGTTCTGCTGAACTGCTGCGTCGGGAATCCGAAGTGCAGATTGCGCGCGCAGAGTTGAGGGCGGCAGGCGATCAGCTCAAGCTGATGGGCTTGTCCGCCGATGCGCTGAGCAGTTTGCGCGCCAAGGGCAATGTGGCACCGAATGCCGCCATCACGGCTTCTGCTGCCGGTATCGTGATCGAGCGCCAGGTCAGCCAGGGTCAGGTGGCGCAGCCGGGGGACCCTCTGTTCACTGTGGCGGATCTCTCCAATGTCTGGGTGGTAGGCGCCCTGCCTGAGCAAATTGCACGCAGCGTGCAGACTGGCCAGAACGTGCAGATCGATGTGCCGGCGCTGGGGCTGACCGTCGAGGAGACCCCCATCTCGGGCAAGATCATCTACGTGGGCGACACCGTTTCCCCCGAAACCCGCACCGTGACCATTCGCACTCAGGTGGACAACAAGGATCTGGCACTCAAGCCCCAGATGCTGGCCACCATGAAGATCCAGGGGGCGATGGAGAAGACTCTGGCAATCCCGGCGCTGGCGGTGGTTCGCGAGAACGACAAGGATCATGTCTACGTCAAGAAAGCCGAAAACCACTATCGCCTGACTCCGGTGGAGTTGGGGGCGGCCAGTGGTGGTCTGCGACCTGTGGTCAAGGGATTGAGCGAAGGCACGCAGATCGTGGTCGAAGGTGCATTCCATCTGAACAACGAGCGCAAGCGCGCAGAACTGGAGTAA
- a CDS encoding efflux RND transporter permease subunit, producing MIASMIRAALSQRLVVVVLALVMCGFGLRAAMNLSVDAFPDVTNVQVQVATEAPGRSPEEIERFVTVPLEIAMTGLPGLAEMRSLNKSGLSIITLVFTDATDVYFARQLVTERLIEVTPRMPEGIVPVLGPVSTGLGEVYQYTLDHPDDGKRELTQAELTERRTIQDWVARPLLRSIPGVAEINSQGGYVKQYQVLVDPARLRHYNLSVRQVVQAVADNNANASGGILPQVTEQYLIRGVGMIRTLDDIGNIVLKEQGGVPVYVRDVAKVQIDAEVRQGAIIKGGYTEGVSGIVLMMRGGNAKEVVTRVKERVEEINSKGMLPGGLQIVPYYDRTDLVDSALWTVGKVLIEGIFLVVVVLFIFLGDVRSSLIVVATLIITPLSTFILMNKYGISANLMSLGGLAIAIGLMVDATVVVVENVFHKLGQAGNSRGERIRTVLSATVEVATPTIFGIAIIILVFLPLMTLQGIEGKMFGPLALTIAMALAISLAVSLFLSPVLCSYFLKGGADHDTKLIGFLKRHYLRLLDGATARNRLTLAVAVALLIGSLGLFPFLGKSFMPTMKEGALTPQINRVPSISLDESIRMEMAAMKEVAQVPGVKSVVSKLGRGESPADPAGPNESDPIVLLDPESERTQDEIDEDIRQRLSKIPGVQIVLSQPISERVDEMVTGVRSQLAVKVFGDELDDLKDVSEQVARILKSVSGSTDIRIERLSGQQALTVDIDRKAIARHGLNVADVQSLLESAIGGKDVTTLYEGERRYSVVVRFPESYRGSPEAIGATLLTTAAGAQVPLSSLARIELVDGPAQISREGGKRRVVVGANVEGRDLAGFVSEVEQRLEKEVKLPDGYYFKFGGQFENMERAMGTLQVIVPLTIVAIFFLLFLLFNSIKLASLIILVLPFASIGGLIGLFVTGEYVSVPASVGFIALWGIAVLNGVVLVSSIRHLRQEGMEVAEAVREGCTQRFRPVMMTATVALLGLVPFLFATGPGSEVQRPLAIVVIGGLITSTLLTLVVLPTLYRWFDEKPTEA from the coding sequence ATGATTGCCTCCATGATTCGTGCCGCGCTATCGCAGCGGCTGGTGGTGGTCGTGCTGGCGCTGGTGATGTGTGGCTTTGGCCTGCGTGCCGCCATGAATCTGTCGGTGGATGCTTTCCCCGATGTGACCAATGTGCAGGTTCAGGTTGCCACCGAAGCCCCTGGTCGTTCGCCCGAGGAGATCGAGCGTTTTGTGACCGTGCCTCTCGAAATCGCGATGACGGGATTGCCCGGGCTGGCAGAGATGCGCTCGCTCAACAAGAGCGGTCTGTCCATCATCACGCTGGTGTTTACCGATGCGACCGATGTGTACTTTGCCCGGCAGCTGGTGACGGAGCGTCTGATCGAGGTCACGCCACGCATGCCCGAAGGCATCGTGCCGGTACTGGGGCCGGTATCCACTGGCCTGGGCGAGGTCTACCAGTACACGCTGGACCACCCCGATGATGGCAAGCGTGAGCTGACCCAGGCCGAGTTGACGGAGCGTCGCACCATTCAAGACTGGGTGGCGCGCCCGTTGCTGCGCTCTATTCCCGGTGTGGCTGAAATCAACTCTCAGGGCGGATATGTCAAGCAATACCAGGTGCTGGTCGATCCTGCCCGTCTGCGTCACTACAACCTGAGCGTGCGCCAGGTGGTGCAAGCCGTGGCAGACAACAATGCCAATGCCAGCGGCGGCATCCTGCCGCAGGTGACCGAGCAGTATCTGATTCGCGGCGTGGGCATGATCCGCACGCTGGACGATATCGGCAACATCGTGCTCAAGGAGCAGGGAGGAGTGCCGGTCTATGTGCGTGATGTGGCCAAGGTGCAGATTGACGCCGAGGTGCGACAGGGCGCCATCATCAAGGGTGGCTATACCGAGGGCGTGTCCGGCATTGTGCTGATGATGCGCGGCGGCAATGCCAAGGAGGTGGTGACCCGTGTGAAGGAGCGGGTGGAGGAGATCAATTCCAAGGGCATGCTGCCCGGCGGCCTGCAGATCGTTCCTTACTATGACCGAACCGACCTGGTGGACTCTGCCCTGTGGACCGTGGGCAAGGTGCTGATTGAAGGCATCTTCCTGGTGGTGGTGGTGCTGTTCATCTTCCTGGGGGATGTGCGATCCAGTCTGATTGTCGTGGCGACGCTGATCATCACGCCGCTGAGTACCTTCATACTGATGAACAAATATGGCATTTCGGCCAATCTGATGTCTTTGGGGGGGCTGGCCATTGCCATCGGCCTGATGGTGGATGCGACCGTGGTGGTGGTGGAAAACGTTTTCCACAAACTGGGACAGGCGGGCAATTCGCGCGGTGAACGTATTCGCACCGTGCTGTCGGCGACCGTGGAAGTTGCTACACCCACCATCTTCGGTATTGCCATCATCATCTTGGTGTTCCTGCCGCTGATGACGCTGCAAGGTATTGAAGGCAAGATGTTCGGCCCGCTGGCGCTGACCATTGCCATGGCTCTGGCGATCTCGCTGGCCGTGTCGCTGTTCCTGTCGCCTGTGCTGTGCTCCTACTTCCTCAAGGGTGGCGCCGATCACGATACCAAGCTGATTGGCTTCCTCAAGCGCCACTATCTGCGTCTGCTTGATGGTGCGACTGCACGCAACCGCCTGACGCTGGCTGTGGCCGTGGCTTTGCTGATCGGATCGCTGGGCCTGTTCCCGTTCCTGGGCAAGTCTTTCATGCCGACCATGAAGGAAGGTGCGCTGACACCGCAGATCAACCGCGTGCCCAGCATTTCCCTGGATGAATCCATTCGCATGGAAATGGCTGCCATGAAGGAAGTGGCGCAGGTGCCCGGCGTGAAGTCCGTGGTGTCCAAACTGGGACGCGGCGAATCGCCAGCCGACCCGGCAGGTCCCAACGAGTCCGATCCCATCGTGCTGCTTGACCCCGAATCCGAGCGTACCCAGGACGAGATCGACGAAGACATCCGTCAGCGTCTGTCCAAGATTCCCGGTGTGCAGATCGTGCTGTCCCAACCCATCTCCGAGCGTGTGGATGAGATGGTGACCGGCGTGCGCTCGCAACTGGCCGTCAAGGTGTTTGGTGATGAACTGGACGATCTCAAGGATGTATCCGAGCAGGTGGCGCGCATTCTGAAAAGCGTCTCCGGCAGCACCGATATTCGTATCGAACGGCTCTCGGGTCAGCAGGCTCTGACGGTGGACATCGACCGCAAGGCGATTGCCCGCCACGGCCTGAATGTGGCCGATGTACAAAGCCTGCTGGAGTCAGCCATTGGCGGCAAGGACGTTACGACCTTGTACGAAGGGGAGCGTCGCTATTCGGTCGTGGTGCGTTTCCCCGAGTCTTACCGGGGTTCCCCGGAAGCCATTGGGGCGACCTTGCTGACCACTGCCGCCGGCGCGCAAGTGCCGCTGAGCAGCCTGGCCCGGATCGAACTGGTGGACGGCCCGGCGCAGATCAGCCGTGAGGGCGGCAAGCGTCGTGTGGTTGTGGGCGCCAATGTCGAAGGGCGTGACCTTGCGGGCTTTGTGTCCGAGGTCGAACAGCGCCTGGAGAAGGAAGTCAAGCTGCCCGACGGCTACTACTTCAAGTTCGGCGGCCAGTTCGAGAACATGGAGCGCGCCATGGGCACGCTGCAGGTGATCGTGCCGCTGACCATCGTAGCCATCTTCTTCCTGCTGTTCCTGCTGTTCAACTCCATCAAGCTGGCAAGCCTGATCATTCTGGTACTGCCCTTCGCTTCGATTGGCGGCCTGATCGGTTTGTTCGTTACAGGTGAATATGTGAGCGTGCCGGCATCCGTGGGCTTTATCGCCCTGTGGGGTATTGCCGTGCTCAATGGCGTGGTGCTGGTCTCCAGCATCCGTCACCTGCGTCAGGAAGGGATGGAAGTAGCCGAGGCCGTGCGTGAAGGCTGTACACAGCGTTTCCGTCCGGTGATGATGACTGCAACCGTGGCTTTGCTGGGCCTGGTGCCTTTCCTGTTTGCGACAGGTCCGGGCTCCGAAGTTCAGCGTCCGTTGGCCATTGTCGTGATTGGTGGTCTGATTACCTCGACCCTGCTGACCTTGGTGGTGCTGCCCACGCTGTACCGCTGGTTTGACGAGAAGCCGACCGAGGCTTGA
- a CDS encoding P-II family nitrogen regulator, giving the protein MTMKEIRAIVRPSRLERLRTELRAIPNFPGVTIFKAEGFTAPAAVDKRTVKDELTDFSDKLMVCVIVEESMVGAIREAIVTACRTGQIGDGLVWTVDIGEMHRIRDGGVVS; this is encoded by the coding sequence ATGACGATGAAAGAAATCCGCGCCATCGTGCGTCCCAGCCGGCTGGAGCGTCTGCGCACCGAGCTGCGTGCGATTCCGAATTTTCCCGGTGTGACGATTTTCAAGGCCGAGGGCTTTACGGCCCCCGCAGCCGTGGACAAGCGCACGGTCAAGGATGAGCTGACCGATTTTTCGGACAAGCTCATGGTCTGCGTAATCGTGGAGGAGTCCATGGTGGGGGCGATTCGCGAAGCAATCGTCACCGCCTGCCGCACCGGACAGATTGGCGATGGTCTGGTCTGGACCGTGGATATCGGTGAAATGCATCGCATCCGCGACGGCGGTGTAGTGAGCTGA
- a CDS encoding 3-hydroxyacyl-CoA dehydrogenase: MQIQDRVFIVTGGASGLGEGTARMLAANGGKVVIADMNAERGEAVASEIGGAYLRCDVSNEADGQAVVAKATSLGKLAGLINCAGIAPAEKTVGKSGPHSLGVYTKTIMVNLVGTFNMIRLAADAMSKNEPEPTGERGVLISTASVAAYDGQIGQAAYSASKGGVVGMTLPIARDLARSGIRNMTIAPGIFGTPMLFTMPQEVQDALAASVPFPSRLGKPEDYAKLVKQILENDMLNGEVIRLDGAIRMAPK; the protein is encoded by the coding sequence ATGCAGATTCAGGATCGCGTATTCATCGTGACCGGCGGCGCTTCAGGCCTGGGCGAAGGTACGGCGCGCATGCTGGCCGCCAACGGCGGCAAGGTCGTGATTGCCGACATGAATGCAGAGCGCGGCGAGGCCGTAGCCAGTGAGATCGGTGGCGCCTATCTGCGCTGCGATGTCAGCAATGAGGCCGATGGTCAGGCCGTGGTTGCCAAGGCCACCAGCCTGGGCAAACTCGCTGGACTGATCAACTGCGCCGGTATTGCACCGGCCGAGAAAACCGTAGGCAAGAGCGGCCCGCACAGCCTGGGCGTCTATACCAAGACCATCATGGTCAACCTGGTCGGCACCTTCAACATGATTCGCCTTGCGGCGGACGCCATGAGCAAGAACGAACCAGAGCCGACCGGCGAGCGAGGCGTGCTGATTTCTACCGCCAGCGTCGCTGCCTATGACGGTCAGATCGGCCAGGCAGCCTACTCTGCATCCAAGGGCGGCGTGGTCGGCATGACCTTGCCCATTGCTCGCGATCTGGCTCGCAGCGGCATTCGCAATATGACGATTGCTCCCGGCATCTTCGGCACTCCCATGCTTTTCACCATGCCCCAGGAAGTTCAGGATGCACTGGCCGCCAGCGTGCCCTTCCCCAGTCGCCTGGGCAAGCCCGAGGACTACGCCAAGCTGGTCAAGCAGATCCTGGAAAACGACATGCTCAACGGCGAAGTCATCCGCCTGGACGGAGCCATTCGCATGGCCCCGAAATAA
- a CDS encoding phasin family protein: protein MSLTPDQILSAQKAHFETLFGLTSKAFEGVEKLVELNVTASRAALAEAAQHTQAVLSVKDAQELLTLQAGLFQPLAEKTASYSRHLYDIASNTAGEFNKTLEAQSTEARKNFNALLDNTTKNAPAGSESAVAMVKSAVSAANNAFESVQKAVKQASDMAEANFNAATKTATEAVKATTAAKR from the coding sequence ATGAGCCTGACCCCTGACCAAATCCTGAGCGCACAAAAAGCCCACTTCGAGACACTGTTCGGCCTGACCAGCAAAGCTTTCGAAGGCGTGGAAAAGTTGGTGGAACTGAACGTCACCGCTTCGCGCGCTGCACTGGCCGAAGCTGCCCAGCACACCCAGGCCGTGCTCAGCGTCAAGGACGCTCAGGAACTGCTGACTCTGCAAGCAGGTCTGTTCCAGCCGCTGGCCGAGAAAACCGCTTCCTACAGCCGCCACCTGTACGACATCGCCAGCAACACTGCCGGCGAATTCAACAAGACGCTGGAAGCCCAGTCCACCGAAGCTCGCAAGAACTTCAATGCCCTGCTGGACAACACGACCAAGAATGCTCCTGCCGGCTCCGAATCCGCTGTTGCCATGGTCAAGAGTGCAGTCTCTGCCGCCAACAACGCCTTCGAATCCGTGCAAAAGGCGGTGAAGCAAGCCTCCGACATGGCTGAAGCCAATTTCAACGCAGCCACCAAGACAGCAACCGAAGCCGTCAAGGCCACGACCGCTGCCAAACGTTAA
- a CDS encoding acyl-CoA thioesterase, whose product MTASLSHGKPLRAQPQARDSYPVFREISTRWSDNDVYGHVNNVIYYSWFDTAVNAYLIEQGALNIHDGQTIGLVIETQCNYFASLAFPQVVEAGIRVAHLGSSSVRYEVGLFAKGASQSAAAGHFVHVYVDRQARRPVPLPEPLRVALQPLLRAEPAGK is encoded by the coding sequence ATGACTGCATCGTTATCTCATGGCAAGCCTTTGCGCGCCCAGCCGCAGGCCCGCGACTCCTATCCTGTGTTTCGTGAAATCAGCACTCGCTGGTCGGACAACGATGTCTACGGCCATGTGAACAACGTCATCTACTACAGCTGGTTTGATACGGCGGTCAATGCGTATCTGATAGAGCAGGGCGCGTTGAATATCCATGACGGGCAGACGATTGGCCTGGTGATAGAGACCCAGTGCAATTACTTTGCCTCGCTGGCCTTCCCGCAAGTGGTGGAGGCGGGTATTCGCGTGGCCCATCTGGGTAGCTCGAGCGTGCGCTACGAAGTGGGTTTGTTTGCCAAGGGCGCGAGCCAGTCGGCTGCAGCAGGCCATTTTGTGCACGTCTATGTCGACAGACAGGCGCGTCGGCCCGTGCCTTTGCCCGAGCCCTTACGTGTGGCACTGCAGCCACTGCTGCGTGCAGAGCCGGCGGGTAAATAG
- the pncB gene encoding nicotinate phosphoribosyltransferase, producing MIITSLLDTDLYKFTMMQVVLHQFPGAQVEYRFKCRNPGVQLAPYVNEIREEIRSLCKLRFQDAELAYLSSLRFIKSDFVDFLSLFQLNDKYITVTPLASGEIDITIQGPWLHTILFEIPVLAIVNEVYFRNTQPVPNFLEGRKRLDEKIELLQAPGLESLKIADYGTRRRFSRAWHEEVLRVLCARLGHSGAARINGQRKGQLAGTSNVLYAMKLGLIPLGTLAHEYLQACQSLGPRLRDSQIFGFESWAREYRGDLGIALSDVYGMSAFLRDFDLYFCKLFDGARHDSGDPFDWGERLIAHYKANKIDPLSKVLIFSDGLTIPKTIGLFERFNGRCQLAFGIGTNLTNDLGNPPEHVPLQIVIKMTRCNGQPVAKLSDTPGKSMCDDEKYLAYLRQVFSIAAPEPVSQA from the coding sequence ATGATCATCACCAGTCTGCTAGACACCGACCTGTACAAATTCACGATGATGCAGGTGGTGCTGCATCAGTTTCCGGGTGCGCAGGTGGAGTACCGTTTCAAATGCCGCAACCCGGGCGTGCAGCTGGCTCCGTACGTCAATGAAATCCGCGAAGAGATCCGTTCTCTGTGCAAGCTGCGCTTTCAGGATGCCGAGCTGGCCTATCTGAGTTCGCTGCGTTTCATCAAGAGCGATTTTGTCGATTTCCTGAGTCTGTTCCAGCTCAACGACAAATACATCACGGTCACGCCTCTGGCCAGCGGCGAAATCGACATCACCATCCAGGGTCCTTGGCTGCACACCATCTTGTTCGAGATCCCGGTGCTGGCCATCGTCAACGAGGTGTATTTCCGCAATACCCAGCCGGTGCCCAACTTCCTGGAAGGACGCAAGCGCCTGGACGAGAAGATCGAGCTGTTGCAGGCGCCTGGCCTTGAGTCGCTCAAGATAGCCGATTACGGCACGCGCCGGCGCTTTTCCAGGGCCTGGCATGAAGAGGTGCTGCGGGTGCTCTGCGCCAGGCTGGGTCACTCGGGGGCCGCACGCATCAACGGCCAGCGCAAGGGGCAGTTGGCGGGCACCAGCAATGTGCTGTATGCAATGAAGCTGGGCCTGATTCCGCTGGGCACGCTGGCCCATGAATATCTGCAGGCCTGCCAGTCGCTGGGCCCACGCCTGCGCGACAGCCAGATCTTCGGCTTCGAGTCCTGGGCGCGCGAGTACCGGGGCGATCTGGGTATTGCGCTGTCCGACGTCTATGGCATGTCGGCCTTTCTGCGTGATTTCGATCTTTACTTTTGCAAGCTGTTTGACGGCGCGCGCCATGACAGCGGCGACCCGTTTGACTGGGGTGAGCGCCTGATCGCGCATTACAAGGCCAACAAAATTGATCCGCTGAGCAAGGTGCTGATCTTCAGCGATGGGTTGACCATCCCTAAAACCATCGGGCTGTTCGAGCGCTTCAACGGCCGCTGTCAACTGGCTTTTGGCATCGGCACCAACTTGACCAACGATCTGGGCAATCCCCCCGAGCATGTGCCCTTGCAGATCGTGATCAAGATGACGCGCTGCAACGGCCAGCCGGTGGCAAAGCTATCGGACACACCGGGCAAGAGCATGTGTGACGATGAAAAATACCTGGCCTATCTGCGCCAGGTGTTCAGCATTGCAGCGCCGGAGCCGGTTTCGCAGGCATAG
- a CDS encoding sodium:proton antiporter has translation MKVAAATLLTLAAATAQAADIDGAAMSVAWGLPFVGMLLSIALMPLLLPQFWHHHFGRVTAGWALAFLLPFALVYGLGAAGVNLVHALLAEYLPFVILLTALYTVAGGIYVRGNLRGSPGLNTSILAIGAVLASFMGTTGASMLLIRPLLRANDNRRHQAHVVVFFIFIVSNAGGALTPLGDPPLFLGFLKGVDFFWTVRHIWAQMLFLTLALLAVFYAIDRKLMGEKGETDLPDPTPSMDVTGAPSRLGFDGRVNFVLLAVVVALVLVSGIWRTPAGIEIAGTHVGLPGLVRDLGLLAVVLLSLKLTPARVHRANEFGWGPMQEVAKLFAGIFLTIIPVIAMLKAGVDGPFGAVVRAVTNADGTPNPAMYFWATGLLSSFLDNAPTYLVFFNTAGGDPGHLMTDMALTLTAISAGAVFMGANTYIGNAPNLMVKAIAEDRGVKMPGFFGYMIWSVCVLVPLLVLITWIWFL, from the coding sequence ATGAAAGTCGCAGCGGCCACGCTGCTGACTCTAGCCGCGGCCACCGCGCAGGCCGCAGACATTGACGGCGCAGCCATGTCCGTGGCCTGGGGCCTGCCGTTTGTGGGCATGCTGCTGTCGATTGCGCTGATGCCGCTGCTGTTGCCGCAATTCTGGCATCACCATTTCGGCAGGGTCACTGCCGGCTGGGCGCTGGCCTTCCTGCTGCCTTTTGCGCTGGTCTATGGCTTGGGTGCGGCGGGCGTGAATCTGGTGCACGCCTTGCTGGCCGAGTATCTGCCGTTCGTGATCCTGCTGACTGCCTTGTACACGGTGGCTGGAGGCATCTATGTGCGCGGCAATCTGCGTGGTTCGCCGGGGTTGAATACCTCCATCCTGGCTATCGGTGCGGTGCTGGCCAGCTTCATGGGCACGACGGGGGCTTCCATGCTGCTGATACGCCCCTTGCTGCGCGCCAACGACAACCGACGTCATCAGGCCCATGTGGTGGTGTTTTTCATCTTTATCGTCTCGAACGCCGGTGGCGCGCTGACGCCACTGGGTGATCCGCCGTTGTTTCTGGGCTTCTTGAAGGGCGTGGACTTTTTCTGGACAGTGCGTCATATCTGGGCTCAGATGCTGTTCCTCACGCTGGCGCTGCTGGCCGTTTTTTATGCGATAGACCGCAAGCTGATGGGGGAAAAGGGCGAGACCGATCTGCCCGATCCCACACCCAGCATGGACGTGACCGGTGCACCAAGCCGTCTGGGCTTTGATGGCCGCGTGAACTTTGTTCTGCTGGCAGTGGTGGTGGCGCTGGTGCTGGTCAGCGGCATCTGGCGCACCCCTGCGGGTATCGAGATCGCCGGGACCCATGTGGGCCTGCCCGGTCTAGTGCGCGATCTGGGTTTGCTTGCCGTGGTTCTGCTTTCGCTCAAGCTCACTCCCGCGCGTGTGCATCGTGCCAATGAGTTCGGCTGGGGGCCCATGCAGGAAGTGGCCAAGCTGTTTGCAGGTATTTTCCTGACCATCATTCCCGTCATCGCCATGCTCAAGGCCGGTGTCGATGGCCCGTTCGGCGCCGTGGTGCGAGCAGTCACCAATGCCGATGGCACGCCCAACCCGGCCATGTATTTCTGGGCTACGGGTCTGCTGTCCTCCTTCCTGGACAACGCGCCGACCTATCTGGTGTTCTTCAATACCGCTGGTGGCGACCCCGGGCATCTGATGACCGATATGGCGCTGACGCTGACCGCCATTTCTGCCGGAGCCGTGTTCATGGGGGCGAATACATATATCGGCAATGCGCCTAACCTCATGGTCAAGGCGATTGCCGAAGATCGTGGCGTGAAGATGCCGGGCTTTTTCGGCTACATGATCTGGTCGGTCTGCGTGCTGGTGCCGCTGCTGGTTTTGATTACCTGGATTTGGTTTCTTTAA